atatgaaaacgacgttcgtgacgtcacataccaaacaatgacgtcataaaaaaaattgcggAAAATTGTTcataagcaaaaaaaacaaaaactgactttatgtaaaaaaaaatttaaaaaattgggGTGTGATATAGGGAAGGGGtgcgataaagggtatgcgataaagggtaggggtgtgataaagggtatgcaATAAAGGGTGTgcatcaaagttgcgcgatatggattaaacagcaggctatttatcacatatgcaaaactactgtatttactactaaacatatgataaatatatattacctGATTCAGTATGTCCTAACATGtccatgatatatatattacctGATTCAGTATGTCCTGGAATGtccatgatatatatattacctGATTCAGTATGTCCTGACATGtccatgatatatatattacctGATTCAGTGTGTCCTAACATGtccatgatatatatatattacctgATTCAGTATGTCCTGACATGtctatgatatatatattacctGATTCAGTATGTCCTGACATgttcatgatatatatattacctGATTCAGTGTGTCCTAACATGtccatgatatatatattacctGATTCAGTATGTCCTAACATGtccatgatatatatattacctGATTCAGTATGTCCTGACGTGtccatgatatatatatatatattacctgATTCAGTATGTCCTAACATGtccatgatatatatattacctGATTCAGTATGTCCTGACATGtccatgatatatatattacctGATTCAGTATGTCCTGACATGTCCGTGATATATATATTACCTGATTCAGTATGTCCTAACATGtccatgatatatatattacctGATTCAGTATGTCCTAACATGtccatgatatatatattacctGATTCAGTATGTCCTAACATGtccatgatatatatattacctGATTCAGTATGTCCTAACATGTCCATGATATATTTGATAGCTGATGGCCAGGTTCCGCTATACAGATATGTGTGTATGGTTGCCAACATCACTAAACTGTTACAtattattccacaaaaataaaaatgactgaACCACCTGAAAAAAAACCGTTCTCTTATTGTTTTGCATATAAATCAAGCCataatattttttggtttcaaatgtttcacatttgtcattCTTGACCTTTTCTAGCTTGCTATGCTATAAAGTGGGTTTCAATTGTTGAATGCTAAACGATGAACTATAAATGCTAATCTTAAGAGCAATaggtcatttggtctcttgtggagtgttgtctcatttgcaatcataccacatcttcttattatttCTAATTAATATACAAGTACTGAGATATGCGTATTTGATAGTTGACtaagaacatttttaattttatgtacattttttgtaattgttcTTAGTACAATTCATGAAGTTGTTTACACAAACTCATATTGTAAACAagtttaaacttaatttttagatcaattcaatattcaaattatatgAACCAGCATGTATTAGATACATTGAAATCAATAATTAAAGGTAACGTCTCTCCGATTTTAGTCTGTTAGTAGAGCCCCcccttttcttttcttttttttggggggggggggggggggggtgtaaatgttgtaaaataatgaatatacaAGCGAAAGGTAAACTATGTCAGTTAAATCTTTTGTTCTACCGGTATGAATCGCCGAAAATTTCTGAATGAACTTACCTTTTTGGTACGAGATAAAATGAATGTTCGTCTTGGTGTAGTCCATAGCCTGTTAATCCACGGCCTTTTCCGAATAGATAAAGTGTTGGAATAAGGATGGATTTTGACAACACCAAAATGTACCCAAAAATGATTGCAAGCATCGCAATTAACCAACAAACACtcaaaaacaacatatttgcaatttttgtttaaactgtTACGTTAGGAAGTAAATAAACAACGTGCCCTATTTTAACCCGTAATAGTAAAGTGTAGAAACAATTCTGGACAATTTCCGGAAAAGTATTAATTTCTATTGATATGCAGAAAGTAACAAGTCATGAAAATCATAAACTATTCAGTCAAACTGTTTAGTAAGGCGGGCACAACACAAACAGTCTTTAAAGAATTACATTACATTTTCTTTCCTAGaaacaatatttgttatatCCAAGATCAGCCAAAGGATTTGTCACGATTATACTTACTATATAAGCCCTTTGAGTTTGACGCCTTTGACAAATGTATCAATGTATAAATTGGGAAAAATggcaaaacaattgaaataaccCAGCCACTTTGCATACATCATCAGAACCGGCGAATTTTAcatcttataaaacaaaacggaagcaaaaacaaaacaaacaaagaagaaaaagaaaaacttgaaaTAACACAACATAATGGGAATTGGTATACGTAAACTATCAGAGGCGGATTAAGAGAGTTTttcccctccccctttttatgGGAAAAATTGGTTAATTATTTAGGGACTATTTGAAGTATGACTGGAGCGGGTCTCCTTTAAGGATAAAAGTTGGAAGCTATGCGGCatctctctacaagagaccaaatgacgtagAATTTTAACAGATTGcccaatcaaaacaaaataccaacttttattaaaaataatggtgactccaaaacaaaacaataaacacgCCCGTTTATAAGATGATAATAAAATgaccattttgttttatctgaaACTTCAAAGTCATCCCGTGTGGCTTTGTTTATGCATGTTTTGTCagattgtttgaaaaaatatgttcattttaacaataatttttatttttaaaatccgcAACTTAAGCGAATTAGGAGTTGTTATTGTTGCAAATGTTATTAAgcatatatgtttttttgatagatataaaatttaacaaaataaaatgtagcttttttttttataaggaaCACTTACGACAGTAATGTGTATTGATTGGGtgattttaatatacatgtaaatttgtTGAATGGACAAAATGTTATCATTCATGTTTCAATAAGAAAGAACTGTGAGTTATTGTCACCAAATAAGAACATTATAGTATCCAAAGACTGAAGGTCACTACATTTACAGGAATAGACAATAAGGAAATAAAccaatttattataattttagaattttcaaaaatgaggAAGGATATGTTCTATTGTTTTAGGTATTATAGAACTTCATCACTTGACCACGTACTCAAAATATCACTACAAAATTAACTCAACCTGCATTGAAACGTAttcttatttgaaaatattttgctgCAGATATTTCTATAAcagttattgttttaatatcatttaaacattttaacaaatggATCATGCCACTCATGTTCCGTGTGGTCCTTGTGCGTTTAAGAATGTTAGACGAAAATCTGTCGTATGGTGCCCCTCATGTGGCGAAGGACTATGTGAGAGCTGTTTACACCACCACAAGGCTTCTGCTGCTTCCAGAAAACACAAAGTTGTCGTGAAAGATTTACAACGAGTACcgtctgttttgttttctatgagACAAACTTGTTCTGATCATGGTCTCACCTTTGACATGTACTGTGATATTCATGAAATTCCTCTTTGCAGTAAATGCATTGCAGATCATAAAAAGTGCTTACGGATGTTACCTATTTCGTATGTGTCAAGAAATTCGAAGTTTTCAACAAAGCTTTGGGATATTGAACATGGCATAGCGCACGTGTTGGGGAACATAGAAGAAATTATCAGAAAGAAGGAAGATAACCTGGAGTCTATCGGAGAAGAAAAGTCAAACATTGAAACTGAAATTACAAAActtcgagaaaaaattaatgGCTATCTTGACAATCTTCAGGATAAAGTTTTGAATGACATCTCTGTAATTTATTCAAGATGTTCCATGGATACTGAAaactttttaagtaaaattgaaTCAAGAAAACGGAATATTGAATCTATTGCtcaaaatatcacatgtataCGTGAATATGCCTCCGACTTACAAACATTTTTACTCACGCAAAAGTTGGAGTTAGATTTTGCAAAAGAACAGGAAAGTTTTGTATCTGATTTATCAGATGCCGATTTAGAAGAAATTGATATCCACGTATCTTTCAATTCTAATATATTTTCTACTCTTACTGCCATAACCAGCTTAGCTGATATAGATGTTATAAGGTACCAGTCTACCATGTCAAAGTTGAAAAAAGACATC
Above is a window of Mytilus trossulus isolate FHL-02 chromosome 4, PNRI_Mtr1.1.1.hap1, whole genome shotgun sequence DNA encoding:
- the LOC134716426 gene encoding uncharacterized protein LOC134716426; the protein is MDHATHVPCGPCAFKNVRRKSVVWCPSCGEGLCESCLHHHKASAASRKHKVVVKDLQRVPSVLFSMRQTCSDHGLTFDMYCDIHEIPLCSKCIADHKKCLRMLPISYVSRNSKFSTKLWDIEHGIAHVLGNIEEIIRKKEDNLESIGEEKSNIETEITKLREKINGYLDNLQDKVLNDISVIYSRCSMDTENFLSKIESRKRNIESIAQNITCIREYASDLQTFLLTQKLELDFAKEQESFVSDLSDADLEEIDIHVSFNSNIFSTLTAITSLADIDVIRYQSTMSKLKKDIQDECTDANRSPLANIRLLSRTPIVTPRDPQLKFLRNCVILENKEILFTDDSENRRLVWFNADGSHKRNIEMRSEPYDLVNHESNKVAVTVPREKAIFMFDLSKNKMAGKIVTKNFCYGLCFCDNKFVVSVLDQGIQTLDVYGKILQTVPMNVEKICNIHTSQDKLYYSEYDSSTVTCSDLYGNCIWKFRHKDFTGPLSICTDICGNVYSVGYDTDNLIAISPDGKNCVFLLQEKDKLFGPTGLYFHKKTKQLIVCSRFDGLANMYDLVT